Proteins found in one Serinicoccus marinus DSM 15273 genomic segment:
- a CDS encoding formate/nitrite transporter family protein: MSAQDGDLDQSTEPEAGGQGDDYETVEVGGVARRLEEELHEEFNTTVSEGEERLKRTHRGLVVTGLFGGIDVGLGIMAMLAVMHATGSTLLSGLAFGIGLLALRLAHSELFTEDFMLPVNAVLAGHGTAGQLLRLWSVTLVTNLAGGWAFMWLVVYAFPQFHQHLVESAVGYVTAGFTMETVALALLAGSTITLMTRMNQGASSDVMTAIISFIGGFLVVGLEMHHGALSSVLIFGAMQAGAEITVGQWLGWFWWVTLLNMVGGLVIMTALRIVRTWELVREERSRRLSAGQAH; the protein is encoded by the coding sequence ATGAGCGCCCAGGACGGCGACCTCGACCAGAGCACCGAGCCGGAGGCCGGCGGCCAGGGGGACGACTACGAGACCGTCGAGGTCGGGGGAGTGGCGCGCCGGCTCGAGGAGGAGCTGCACGAGGAATTCAACACCACCGTCTCGGAGGGGGAGGAACGGCTCAAGCGCACGCACCGCGGGCTGGTCGTCACCGGCCTCTTCGGCGGCATCGACGTCGGGCTCGGCATCATGGCGATGCTCGCGGTCATGCACGCCACCGGCAGCACCTTGCTGTCCGGGCTGGCCTTCGGCATCGGCCTGCTGGCGCTGCGGCTGGCGCACTCCGAGCTGTTCACCGAGGACTTCATGCTCCCGGTCAACGCCGTCCTCGCCGGGCACGGCACCGCCGGCCAGCTGTTGCGGCTGTGGTCGGTCACCCTGGTGACCAACCTCGCCGGGGGCTGGGCGTTCATGTGGCTGGTGGTGTATGCCTTCCCGCAGTTCCACCAGCACCTGGTCGAGTCCGCGGTCGGCTACGTGACGGCGGGCTTCACCATGGAGACCGTCGCGCTCGCCCTGCTCGCCGGGAGCACCATCACGCTGATGACCCGGATGAACCAGGGCGCGAGCTCCGACGTCATGACCGCGATCATCTCCTTCATCGGCGGCTTCCTCGTGGTCGGCCTCGAGATGCACCACGGCGCACTGTCGTCGGTGCTCATCTTCGGGGCCATGCAGGCCGGTGCGGAGATCACCGTCGGCCAGTGGCTGGGGTGGTTCTGGTGGGTCACCCTGCTCAACATGGTCGGGGGGCTGGTCATCATGACCGCCCTGCGCATCGTGCGGACCTGGGAGCTGGTGCGCGAGGAGCGCAGCCGCCGACTGTCCGCAGGGCAGGCCCACTAG
- a CDS encoding LacI family DNA-binding transcriptional regulator, producing the protein MGVGKEVPAQVLRRHPDRVEDDHQQRPSATRRAQAQEHEESRMTGAAAPRLVDIAESAGVSVATASRALSGRQGVSSAVAERVKEIAESLGYIGNVHARSLAGGTSSSVGLVIHEVADPYFSEIASGVMRVAGHRGLSVQMCHSGRDPQIELRQLRTLIANRVGVIVVAGSGYLDPEAERSIQRELSRFTQAGGRVVAIGRHQHATDAVLPANTDGAQAVTRHLLGLGHRRIAVVTGSRGLTTVADRLAGVHRSLDEAGIPRTDVPVVEAPFTRDGGKAATLQLLEHHPDRTAVLALNDDMAIGALSVLRSRSLRVPEDMSVTGFDDVPVAADLSPSLTTVRLPMQQMGEKALELALRPPTKRPRRVVMPATLVERDSSGPPRRG; encoded by the coding sequence GTGGGTGTTGGCAAGGAGGTCCCGGCCCAGGTCCTGCGACGACACCCCGACCGGGTCGAGGACGACCACCAGCAGCGCCCGAGCGCGACACGACGAGCGCAGGCACAGGAGCACGAGGAGTCGAGGATGACCGGAGCCGCGGCACCACGCCTGGTGGACATCGCCGAGTCCGCGGGGGTCTCCGTGGCCACGGCCTCGCGCGCGTTGAGCGGCCGGCAGGGGGTGAGCTCGGCGGTCGCCGAGCGGGTCAAGGAGATCGCTGAGTCGCTGGGCTACATCGGCAACGTCCACGCCCGGTCGCTGGCCGGCGGCACCAGCTCCAGCGTGGGCCTGGTCATCCACGAGGTGGCCGACCCCTACTTCTCCGAGATCGCCAGCGGCGTCATGCGGGTGGCCGGCCACCGGGGCCTGTCGGTCCAGATGTGCCACAGCGGACGTGACCCGCAGATCGAGCTGCGGCAGCTGAGGACCCTCATCGCCAACCGGGTCGGGGTCATCGTCGTGGCGGGATCGGGCTACCTCGACCCCGAGGCGGAGCGCAGCATCCAGCGCGAGCTCTCCCGCTTCACCCAGGCGGGAGGTCGCGTGGTGGCGATCGGCCGCCACCAGCACGCCACCGACGCGGTGCTGCCGGCCAACACCGACGGCGCCCAGGCGGTCACCCGTCACCTCCTCGGGCTCGGGCACCGGCGCATCGCCGTCGTCACCGGGTCACGAGGCCTCACCACCGTCGCCGACCGTCTCGCCGGGGTGCACCGCTCGCTCGACGAGGCGGGCATCCCCCGCACGGACGTCCCTGTCGTCGAGGCCCCCTTCACCCGGGACGGCGGCAAGGCGGCCACCCTGCAGCTGCTGGAGCACCACCCCGACCGCACCGCCGTGCTCGCGCTCAACGACGACATGGCCATCGGCGCCCTCTCGGTGCTCCGCTCACGGTCGCTGCGCGTGCCCGAGGACATGTCCGTCACGGGCTTCGACGACGTCCCGGTGGCCGCCGACCTGTCGCCGTCGCTGACGACGGTGCGCCTGCCCATGCAGCAGATGGGTGAGAAGGCGCTGGAGCTGGCCCTGCGGCCGCCCACCAAGCGACCCCGGCGGGTGGTCATGCCGGCCACGCTGGTGGAGCGGGACTCCAGCGGGCCGCCGCGCCGGGGCTGA
- a CDS encoding amino acid ABC transporter substrate-binding protein: MNDTTRRSVLTADDDRGEGRSITHPSRARRSGALAVAAAGALTLSACGLGGGAGSSGGGEGGEGDEGPVTIGISLPLTGDFSEPGKGVQRGYEAWAEYTNANGGLLGRDVELIIYDDQSNADRVASDYEKLINQDQVDIVVGPFSTRLVVPAAQVAQDYGFLFVEPAGAAEEVFTQGFDNLFYAAPAIANDHYNYLAEHILAMPEGERPTTAAYASMDDPFAQGTAYGLKEKLEEGGIETVADEVYPPNTTDFSSIANKIANTDADILVGGTQYQDAVNLIVALQQLDYQPRMAAFSTAPTNPEFPEAIGETDGILSPTGYTPEAEYETNAEFVDFYTEQHGNPPNEDEANAWTTMQVVAAAAEANDCADPSPECQQSMIDWLRENEVETVVGPLSWDAEGRPQAAHLIQQWQDDEIVIVLPEDASDAELSFPKQDW, encoded by the coding sequence ATGAACGACACCACCCGCCGATCCGTCCTGACCGCCGACGACGACCGTGGGGAGGGGAGGTCGATCACGCACCCCAGCCGCGCCCGTCGCAGCGGCGCCCTGGCCGTCGCGGCCGCCGGCGCGCTGACGCTCAGCGCCTGCGGGCTCGGCGGCGGCGCCGGCTCCTCCGGGGGAGGGGAGGGTGGCGAGGGCGACGAGGGGCCGGTCACCATCGGCATCTCGCTGCCCCTCACCGGCGACTTCTCCGAGCCCGGCAAGGGCGTGCAGCGCGGCTACGAGGCCTGGGCGGAGTACACCAACGCCAACGGCGGCCTCCTGGGCCGTGACGTCGAGCTCATCATCTACGACGACCAGTCCAACGCCGACCGGGTCGCCTCCGACTACGAGAAGCTCATCAACCAGGACCAGGTCGACATCGTCGTCGGCCCGTTCTCCACCCGGCTGGTCGTGCCGGCGGCGCAGGTCGCCCAGGACTACGGCTTCCTCTTCGTGGAGCCGGCCGGCGCCGCCGAGGAGGTCTTCACCCAGGGCTTCGACAACCTCTTCTACGCCGCCCCCGCCATCGCGAACGACCACTACAACTACCTGGCCGAGCACATCCTCGCGATGCCCGAGGGGGAGCGGCCCACCACGGCCGCCTACGCCTCGATGGACGACCCCTTCGCCCAGGGCACCGCCTACGGGCTGAAGGAGAAGCTCGAGGAAGGCGGCATCGAGACCGTCGCCGACGAGGTCTACCCGCCCAACACCACCGACTTCTCCAGCATCGCCAACAAGATCGCCAACACCGACGCGGACATCCTCGTCGGCGGCACGCAGTACCAGGACGCGGTCAACCTCATCGTCGCCCTGCAGCAGCTGGACTACCAGCCGCGCATGGCGGCCTTCTCCACCGCGCCCACCAACCCGGAGTTCCCGGAGGCCATCGGGGAGACCGACGGCATCCTGTCGCCGACCGGCTACACCCCGGAGGCGGAGTACGAGACCAACGCCGAGTTCGTCGACTTCTACACCGAGCAGCACGGCAACCCGCCGAACGAGGACGAGGCCAACGCCTGGACCACCATGCAGGTGGTCGCCGCCGCGGCTGAGGCCAACGACTGCGCCGACCCCAGCCCGGAGTGCCAGCAGTCGATGATCGACTGGCTGCGCGAGAACGAGGTGGAGACCGTCGTGGGCCCGCTGTCCTGGGACGCGGAGGGTCGCCCGCAGGCCGCCCACCTCATCCAGCAGTGGCAGGACGACGAGATCGTCATCGTCCTGCCCGAGGACGCCAGCGACGCCGAGCTCTCCTTCCCCAAGCAGGACTGGTGA
- a CDS encoding branched-chain amino acid ABC transporter permease gives MTALITQAVILGILLGGLYALLAAGLTLYFGVMRVVMIAHSAFLILAAYLAWAFHRATGIDPLFSLVATVPLFFVLGVVMQRFLLSRLKPATLTMMSVLLTFAIALIIEGMLGFVWTGTQRRISLSYSTASIEVFGANIAVVKLVAFGLAAVSLLALYLLMKATSFGQALRATIQHKEAAALLGIDTEKVAGYGFGLGLATAAIGGTALALDSTIYPSLHWHWIGPLMAIIVVGGLGSIPGAAIAALVLGLSQSLLQIPLGTTWAQTVFYLALFLTLMVRPQGFFGGRLAQRF, from the coding sequence GTGACGGCCCTCATCACGCAGGCGGTGATCCTCGGCATCCTGCTCGGAGGCCTCTACGCCCTCCTCGCCGCCGGCCTGACGCTCTACTTCGGGGTGATGCGCGTGGTGATGATCGCCCACTCGGCGTTCCTCATCCTCGCCGCGTACCTCGCGTGGGCGTTCCACCGCGCCACCGGCATCGACCCGTTGTTCTCCCTCGTGGCGACGGTGCCGCTGTTCTTCGTCCTGGGCGTCGTCATGCAGCGGTTCCTGCTGTCCCGGCTCAAGCCCGCCACCCTGACCATGATGTCGGTCCTGCTGACCTTCGCCATCGCGCTCATCATCGAAGGGATGCTCGGCTTCGTCTGGACCGGGACACAGCGCCGGATCAGCCTCAGCTACTCGACCGCCAGCATCGAGGTCTTCGGCGCCAACATCGCCGTGGTCAAGCTGGTGGCCTTCGGGCTTGCGGCGGTCAGCCTGCTGGCGCTCTACCTGCTCATGAAGGCCACCAGCTTCGGCCAGGCCCTGCGCGCGACCATCCAGCACAAGGAGGCGGCCGCGCTGCTCGGCATCGACACCGAGAAGGTCGCCGGCTACGGCTTCGGCCTCGGGCTCGCCACCGCGGCGATCGGCGGGACCGCCCTGGCGCTGGACTCGACGATCTACCCGTCCCTGCACTGGCACTGGATCGGCCCGCTCATGGCGATCATCGTCGTCGGGGGCCTCGGCAGCATCCCCGGGGCCGCCATCGCCGCGCTGGTCCTCGGCCTGAGCCAGAGCCTGCTGCAGATCCCGCTGGGCACCACCTGGGCCCAGACCGTGTTCTACCTCGCCCTGTTCCTCACCCTGATGGTCCGTCCGCAGGGATTCTTCGGAGGTCGCCTTGCCCAACGCTTCTGA
- a CDS encoding ABC transporter ATP-binding protein produces MSVQQDVRPSLQTEGLSKAFGGVQAVNGATVTFHEGKVNALIGPNGSGKSTFFNIVTGMIAPDSGTVRFRGRDITRRAPHRICAAGLGRSFQLCRTFPRMTVLENLLVAVRPTGLRQLAGSSQNRRQVERARELLRRVGIDHLEGSLAQDISYGQQKLLELAGVLMGDPDTILLDEPAGGVNPALIGRIGTLVQELNAEGRTFIIVEHNMDMVMSLSDHIVVFDRGAPIAEGTPSEVQQDPRVLEAYLGV; encoded by the coding sequence ATGAGCGTGCAGCAGGACGTGCGCCCCAGCCTGCAGACCGAGGGCCTGTCCAAGGCCTTCGGCGGCGTGCAGGCGGTGAACGGCGCCACGGTGACCTTCCACGAGGGCAAGGTCAACGCCCTCATCGGGCCCAACGGGTCCGGGAAGTCCACCTTCTTCAACATCGTGACCGGCATGATCGCGCCGGACTCCGGCACGGTCCGGTTCCGGGGGCGGGACATCACCCGCCGCGCGCCGCACCGCATCTGCGCCGCCGGCCTGGGGCGCAGCTTCCAGCTGTGCCGCACCTTCCCCCGGATGACCGTGCTGGAGAACCTGCTCGTGGCGGTCCGCCCCACCGGGCTGCGCCAGCTCGCCGGGTCCAGCCAGAACCGCCGGCAGGTGGAGCGGGCGCGCGAGCTGCTGCGGCGGGTCGGGATTGACCACCTCGAGGGCTCGCTGGCCCAGGACATCTCCTACGGGCAGCAGAAGCTGCTGGAGCTGGCCGGGGTGCTCATGGGCGACCCCGACACCATCCTGCTCGACGAGCCCGCCGGCGGTGTCAACCCGGCCCTCATCGGGCGGATCGGCACCCTGGTGCAGGAGCTCAACGCCGAGGGGAGGACCTTCATCATCGTCGAGCACAACATGGACATGGTGATGAGCCTGTCCGACCACATCGTCGTCTTCGACCGAGGTGCCCCCATCGCGGAGGGCACGCCGTCCGAGGTCCAGCAGGACCCCCGAGTGCTGGAGGCCTACCTTGGCGTCTGA
- a CDS encoding ABC transporter ATP-binding protein: MASENLLELNDIEAGYGRAALVLRGLTVKVPAGSVVCLVGPNGAGKSTVLKVASGMLAPRSGSIVVDGEEVTGSGPQSMIRHGLSHVLQGHSVFKEMTVAENVSLGAYTVKDKAKVQERVEFVKNLFPVVADRWAALAGALSGGQQKQVEFARSLMVSPKVVLLDEPSMGLDPKTTSVVFEQVVRMREAGIAVLLVEQNARRALETADIGCVLDLGRVHITGPAPELLEDPQLAELYLGGGGGARDADPAEDPTPSEARSPELSSPAPERT; the protein is encoded by the coding sequence TTGGCGTCTGAGAACCTTCTCGAGCTCAACGACATCGAGGCCGGCTACGGCCGCGCCGCGCTCGTCCTGCGCGGGCTGACCGTCAAGGTGCCCGCCGGCTCGGTCGTCTGCCTCGTCGGTCCCAACGGCGCCGGCAAGTCCACCGTGCTCAAGGTGGCCAGCGGCATGCTGGCCCCCCGCTCGGGGTCCATCGTCGTCGACGGCGAGGAGGTGACCGGCTCCGGCCCGCAGTCGATGATCCGGCACGGCCTGTCGCACGTGCTCCAGGGCCACAGCGTCTTCAAGGAGATGACCGTCGCCGAGAACGTCTCGCTGGGCGCCTACACGGTCAAGGATAAGGCGAAGGTCCAGGAGCGGGTCGAGTTCGTCAAGAACCTCTTCCCCGTCGTCGCCGACCGGTGGGCCGCCCTCGCCGGCGCCCTGTCCGGAGGCCAGCAGAAGCAGGTCGAGTTCGCCCGCTCGCTCATGGTCAGCCCCAAGGTCGTGCTCCTGGACGAGCCGAGCATGGGCCTGGACCCGAAGACGACCTCCGTCGTCTTCGAGCAGGTCGTCCGGATGCGGGAGGCCGGGATCGCGGTGCTGCTCGTCGAGCAGAACGCCCGGCGCGCCCTGGAGACCGCCGACATCGGCTGCGTCCTCGACCTGGGCAGGGTGCACATCACCGGGCCCGCCCCCGAGCTGCTGGAGGACCCGCAGCTCGCCGAGCTCTACCTCGGAGGAGGCGGCGGCGCCCGCGACGCCGACCCGGCCGAGGACCCCACCCCCTCCGAGGCGCGCTCGCCCGAGCTGAGCAGCCCCGCCCCCGAAAGGACCTGA
- a CDS encoding dihydrodipicolinate synthase family protein: protein MSTATVTGAAGTSTSGAVSLPAADGSWRTVHLHEPRRWEEHPQPYTRRVAFAAAHVVADPYGDNTPGAPARVDWDATLAFRRGLFRHGFGVAEAMDTAQRNMGLDWAAVQELVTRSAAQAQELGARIASGAGTDHAPGATSLGAVREAYLEQVDFVQGTGSQVIVMASRQLAAVAEGEADYRSVLDPVLDRAEEPVILHWLGEMFDPALAGYWGSRDVPTATEAFLRLVHDRADVVDGVKVSLLSAEHEVGLRAALPEGVRLYTGDDFNYPELIRGDGTHHSDALLGAFAAVAPAASAALTALDEGDEEGYDREMAPTLPLSRHLFETPTFHYKTGIAFLSWLTGQQPGFVMVGGMQSARSPVHLARVFELADEARLLPDPELAAHRLRTWLAGAGLTP from the coding sequence ATGAGCACCGCCACCGTCACGGGTGCCGCCGGCACCTCCACCTCCGGTGCGGTGTCGCTGCCCGCGGCCGACGGCTCGTGGCGCACCGTGCACCTGCACGAGCCCCGCAGGTGGGAGGAGCACCCGCAGCCCTACACCCGCCGGGTGGCGTTCGCGGCCGCCCACGTGGTCGCCGACCCCTACGGTGACAACACCCCCGGGGCACCGGCCCGCGTCGACTGGGACGCCACCCTGGCCTTCCGCCGGGGGTTGTTCCGCCACGGCTTCGGCGTGGCCGAGGCGATGGACACGGCGCAGCGCAACATGGGCCTCGACTGGGCCGCGGTGCAGGAGCTGGTGACCCGCAGCGCGGCCCAGGCGCAGGAGCTGGGGGCGCGCATCGCCTCTGGCGCCGGCACCGACCACGCGCCCGGGGCCACCAGCCTGGGCGCGGTGCGGGAGGCATACCTCGAGCAGGTGGACTTCGTCCAGGGCACCGGGTCGCAGGTCATCGTCATGGCGTCGCGGCAGCTCGCGGCCGTCGCCGAGGGGGAGGCCGACTACCGCAGCGTCCTGGACCCGGTGCTGGACCGTGCGGAGGAGCCGGTGATCCTGCACTGGCTCGGGGAGATGTTCGACCCCGCCCTCGCGGGTTACTGGGGCAGCCGGGACGTGCCCACCGCCACCGAGGCCTTCCTGCGCCTCGTCCACGACCGCGCCGACGTCGTCGACGGCGTCAAGGTGTCCCTGCTCTCGGCCGAGCACGAGGTCGGTCTGCGGGCCGCGCTCCCCGAGGGGGTGCGCCTCTACACCGGCGACGACTTCAACTACCCCGAGCTCATCCGGGGCGACGGCACCCACCACTCCGACGCGCTGCTCGGCGCCTTCGCGGCCGTGGCGCCGGCCGCCTCCGCCGCGCTCACCGCGCTCGACGAGGGCGACGAGGAGGGCTACGACCGGGAGATGGCGCCGACCCTGCCCCTGTCCCGGCACCTCTTCGAAACCCCCACGTTCCACTACAAGACCGGGATCGCCTTCCTCTCCTGGCTGACCGGTCAGCAGCCCGGCTTCGTCATGGTGGGAGGCATGCAGTCGGCCCGCAGCCCGGTCCACCTCGCCAGGGTCTTCGAGCTGGCCGACGAGGCGCGCCTGCTGCCGGACCCCGAACTCGCGGCGCACCGGCTGCGGACCTGGCTCGCCGGAGCGGGCCTGACGCCGTGA
- a CDS encoding sugar phosphate isomerase/epimerase family protein, whose amino-acid sequence MRRLSLNQRTCAGWSLREAIDGCVTAALPSIGVWREPVAEVGLDTAVRWVREAGLRVSSVCRGGFFTVRDADARAAAHEANVEAIRETAALGAATLVLVPGGLPDGDKDLAGARDRAAQAIADLEPVAAEHGVLLGIEPMHPIFAADRGVVSTLGQALDIAEHFDPATVGVVVDTFHLWWEPGVEEQVARAAGRIASYQVCDWITPFPADALLSRGMMGDGHIDFPTFTSWVAQAGYTGDVEVEIFHADVWAAPGADVVSTMARRYVELVQPSL is encoded by the coding sequence CTGCGGCGACTGTCGCTCAACCAGCGGACTTGCGCCGGCTGGTCGCTGCGCGAGGCGATCGACGGCTGCGTCACCGCTGCGCTGCCCTCGATCGGCGTCTGGCGTGAGCCGGTGGCCGAGGTGGGCCTGGACACCGCGGTGCGGTGGGTGCGGGAGGCGGGGCTCCGGGTGTCCTCGGTCTGTCGCGGCGGCTTCTTCACCGTGCGCGACGCCGACGCGCGGGCGGCCGCGCACGAGGCCAACGTCGAGGCCATCCGGGAGACGGCGGCGCTGGGCGCCGCCACCCTGGTCCTCGTGCCCGGAGGGCTCCCCGACGGCGACAAGGACCTCGCCGGGGCTCGGGACCGGGCGGCGCAGGCCATCGCCGACCTGGAGCCGGTGGCCGCCGAGCACGGCGTCCTGCTCGGCATCGAGCCGATGCACCCGATCTTCGCCGCGGACCGCGGGGTGGTCTCCACCCTGGGCCAGGCGCTCGACATCGCCGAGCACTTCGACCCCGCGACGGTGGGGGTCGTGGTCGACACCTTCCACCTCTGGTGGGAGCCCGGCGTCGAGGAGCAGGTCGCGCGCGCCGCCGGGCGGATCGCGAGCTACCAGGTGTGCGACTGGATCACGCCCTTCCCGGCCGACGCGCTGCTCAGCCGCGGGATGATGGGCGACGGTCACATCGACTTCCCGACGTTCACCTCCTGGGTGGCGCAGGCCGGCTACACGGGTGACGTCGAGGTGGAGATCTTCCACGCCGACGTCTGGGCGGCCCCGGGTGCCGACGTGGTCTCGACCATGGCGCGTCGTTACGTCGAGCTCGTGCAGCCCTCCCTCTGA
- a CDS encoding glycoside hydrolase family 36 N-terminal domain-containing protein, giving the protein MSSLLHLRSAGTSLVLDLSDDLLPVVRHWGADLGELGADDLAAVVISTQVAHGDSPFDRADQVSMLPEHARAWLGRPGVEGSRAGRDWSPAFRTDGPPDRTTLADGTQRVVVRGADAGAYLAVELELELHPGGLLRTRATLTNTGEETYDVGAVRVALPVPERAGELLDFAGRHTMERVPQRQPFSVGVHSREVRTGRTGLDAVHLLCAGEPGFGFGHGQVWAVHLGWSGNQMTYAERLFNGSRVLGSGERLEHGEVRLGPG; this is encoded by the coding sequence GTGAGCTCGCTCCTGCACCTGCGCTCGGCAGGCACCTCCCTCGTCCTGGACCTCTCCGACGACCTGCTCCCGGTCGTCCGTCACTGGGGTGCCGACCTCGGCGAGCTGGGTGCGGACGACCTCGCCGCGGTGGTCATCTCGACGCAGGTCGCCCACGGCGACAGCCCGTTCGACCGCGCCGACCAGGTGAGCATGCTGCCCGAGCACGCCCGTGCCTGGCTGGGCCGGCCCGGCGTCGAGGGGAGTCGCGCCGGACGGGACTGGTCCCCGGCCTTCCGCACCGACGGGCCGCCCGACCGCACCACGCTGGCGGACGGCACCCAGCGGGTGGTCGTCCGCGGGGCCGACGCGGGCGCATACCTCGCGGTCGAGCTGGAGCTCGAGCTGCATCCGGGCGGGCTGCTGCGCACCCGGGCCACCCTGACCAACACCGGCGAGGAGACGTATGACGTGGGTGCCGTCCGCGTCGCGCTGCCGGTGCCGGAGCGGGCCGGGGAGCTGCTGGACTTCGCCGGACGCCACACCATGGAGCGGGTGCCGCAGCGCCAGCCGTTCTCCGTCGGCGTGCACAGCCGGGAGGTGCGCACCGGACGCACCGGCCTGGACGCGGTGCACCTGCTGTGCGCGGGGGAGCCGGGCTTCGGGTTCGGGCACGGCCAGGTCTGGGCGGTGCACCTGGGGTGGAGCGGCAACCAGATGACCTACGCCGAGCGGCTCTTCAACGGCTCCCGTGTCCTGGGGTCGGGGGAGCGGCTCGAGCACGGCGAGGTCCGGCTCGGGCCCGGGTGA
- a CDS encoding alpha-galactosidase: MSWGRGSGSSTARSGSGPGESLTTPWLYAAHGTGLDEVAGRFHAWLRSRPHHPDRPRPVTLNNWEATYFDHDLDRLTDLVDRGARVGAERFVLDDGWFGGRRDDTSSLGDWVVSPDVWPDGLDPLIEHVHAAGMEFGLWVEPEMVSLDSDLARAHPEWIFSAGGRRGLESRQQHVLDLGHAGAYAHVRDQLRALLDRYDIAYLKWDHNRYLNDAGHTPGGEPGVREHTLAVYRLMDELLAAHPGLEIESCSAGGGRVDLGILERAVRVWASDCIDPLERQQIQRGTMLLLPPELVGTHIASGRSHTTGRRHDLDFRAGTALWGHLGIEWDLATCTEAELAELEAWVAFHRAHRELLHTGRVVNGDHHDEATWVHGTVAQDRSTALFQVAALARPATTGPHRVRLPGLDADARYRVTLERPGQDPLRAGPGVVPWAVDGVVLPGRVLAEVGLPMQPLDPEHGQIWRAVSV, encoded by the coding sequence GTGTCCTGGGGTCGGGGGAGCGGCTCGAGCACGGCGAGGTCCGGCTCGGGCCCGGGTGAGAGCCTGACCACCCCGTGGCTGTACGCCGCGCACGGCACCGGGCTCGACGAGGTCGCCGGGCGCTTCCACGCCTGGCTGCGCAGCCGACCCCACCACCCCGACCGGCCCCGCCCGGTGACGCTGAACAACTGGGAGGCGACCTACTTCGACCACGACCTCGACCGGCTGACGGACCTCGTCGACCGGGGTGCGCGGGTGGGGGCCGAGCGGTTCGTGCTCGACGACGGCTGGTTCGGCGGACGCCGCGACGACACGAGCAGCCTGGGGGACTGGGTGGTCTCGCCGGACGTCTGGCCGGACGGGCTGGACCCCCTGATCGAGCACGTGCACGCCGCCGGGATGGAGTTCGGCCTCTGGGTGGAGCCGGAGATGGTGAGCCTGGACTCCGACCTGGCGCGGGCGCACCCGGAGTGGATCTTCTCCGCCGGGGGTCGTCGAGGTCTGGAGTCGCGCCAGCAGCACGTGCTCGACCTGGGTCACGCGGGCGCCTACGCCCACGTCCGCGACCAGCTGCGGGCGCTCCTGGACCGCTACGACATCGCCTACCTCAAGTGGGACCACAACCGCTACCTGAACGACGCCGGTCACACCCCGGGCGGCGAGCCGGGGGTGCGGGAGCACACGCTCGCGGTCTACCGGCTCATGGACGAGCTGCTGGCCGCCCACCCCGGGCTGGAGATCGAGTCCTGCTCGGCCGGCGGCGGGCGGGTCGACCTGGGGATCCTGGAGCGGGCGGTGCGCGTCTGGGCCTCGGACTGCATCGACCCGCTGGAGCGCCAGCAGATCCAGCGCGGCACCATGCTCCTGCTCCCGCCCGAGCTCGTCGGCACGCACATCGCCTCGGGCCGCTCGCACACCACCGGCCGCCGCCACGACCTGGACTTCCGCGCCGGGACGGCTCTGTGGGGGCACCTGGGGATCGAGTGGGACCTGGCCACCTGCACCGAGGCCGAGCTCGCCGAGCTGGAGGCGTGGGTGGCCTTCCACCGCGCGCACCGCGAGCTGCTGCATACCGGGCGGGTCGTCAACGGCGACCACCACGACGAGGCGACCTGGGTCCACGGCACGGTGGCCCAGGACCGGTCCACGGCGCTCTTCCAGGTCGCCGCGCTGGCGCGGCCCGCCACCACCGGACCGCACCGGGTGCGGCTGCCCGGACTCGACGCGGACGCGCGCTACCGGGTGACCCTGGAGCGCCCCGGCCAGGATCCGCTGCGGGCGGGTCCCGGGGTGGTGCCGTGGGCCGTGGACGGGGTCGTGCTGCCCGGCCGGGTGCTCGCCGAGGTGGGCCTGCCGATGCAACCCCTGGACCCCGAGCACGGCCAGATCTGGCGGGCGGTCTCGGTCTGA